The nucleotide sequence actttactttactttactttagcAATATCTATCGTCATTCAAAGTTCATTTCTTGCAGGTTTTTCTTGTTCTCCTTTTCTCCTATTTGTTTTGAGACTTCCCATTTTAATATGAAAAATTTATATTCTTTTTAAACCTCATTCAACTTGCAGTGCACTAACTTTAGAATTGTTTTGTGAAATTAGTAGTTGTTATTTATAAAATAAAAGGGAAATCACTTGTGAAGGTaatcctcaaaatttcacttaatCTGTTTAACTGGCTTTGTGGATggcaatctgaaatgaaaactctTGACACTTGGGTTCCAAATGCGCACACTCTTCTGAATACATTTATCCTCCAACTAGTTCTAGATTTGAATTATAGGCTAGTTTTAGTGTCAAACTAGTATTGTGTTCACTAGTTTCTATATACTTAATGTGAACCTCCAAGCGCCCTTCAGAAAGTATTTATTTAGTCAATAGCTTACTTCTATGAGCTAGCTTAACGCATACTTAAAATGTTACATATTTACATTAGCAGACATGGTGAGATAACATATCTACAGGTAAAGTGAAATTGTTTGAACACAGTTGTCATCAATACGGTGTGTTGAACCTCTATGCTGCGAAGATTAGAATTATAATATAGATAGATTGTCAGGTTATTACTGAAACAGCTGACTGATTAGCAGGTTTCAAGATTGACAGATCATTGCATCATTTCAATTTGATTCCGGTATTTACAGTTTATGTGAGAAACTTCATTGTCAAGTTGCTTAATAATGTCATGTTACTTTGCGAAAAGAATCATTGAAATGTGGTATATGGGAGTATTTACAGTGACTCTAATGTATCTTATTTTCCCTTGGTCAGGTTTAATATATAATACATATTTGCTATAAATATAATTTGGCTGATAAAGATTACAAGAAGTGTCAGGAGATTGGCTAAATGTCATCTGTTGCTATTTTTTTAGATGATTGTAACTTTTTAGAGGAAAGGAATTTTAATTTTACTAATGTACATTTCTGGATGTATTGTGATCCATGAAGTTAAAGTCATCATTACACTGTTAAAAATCATGGTGCGCATAGACATTTCCACCTAGGTTCTAGTTTTtgaatatttatttgttttataaATCTCTTAAATCCTACTGCATTCTTTCAACTAACAATCTAGTCATTCGTTCAGATGGCTGTTAAAACAAATGACAGTGGGTGCAAAACCATTCAGCTGGTAAACAAGATCAAGTGAAGCACATTATTGTTAATAATAACAGTTAATGCATTCTTTTCccaattaaaatttaaaaaaaatgtggaAAAATATGCAACTCAGTTGTCATTGGGAGAGACCAACCTTATTGTGTTACTTTTACAGAATAGTTGAAGGAGGGCTATTCAGCTTATCACGTTCCTACCAGCTCCATCAGAATCACTCAATAATTCCACCAGTCACCAGCCACCCCCAATCCCTTGGCTTCTTCTCTGAATCCTGGTGAATGTTTGATCACTATGTATGTGTTAAAGTTCCCTTTTGAAGGCCACAGTGTGCCTACATCACACCTGCAAACAGGGTATTTCATATCCCAGTTACACattatgcttttttttaaagaaaaagattTTTCTTCATGTCAGTCTTAATTCTGTTATTTCACACCTTTGACAACTGATCCTTGACACAATTTACCAAAGAGAAGAGCTTCCTTTTAATTCATTCTCTTCAAAAATTCATTACCTTGTAtacttctgtcaaatctcccctcaaccttctcctCAAACAAAGTAATCCCAACCCCTCTAATCTATCCATCCATCAACCATCCCTCATCCCTGCAGCCATATGGAGAACACTGAACATAAAACACTTTAACactgtacaggccttttggcccacaatgttgtgctgcctGTTTAACCTACTCATAAGATTAatcaaacccttccctcttacGTAGCCCTCCTGTTTTTCTATCATGGTGTGCCTAtttaagattttcttaaatgcccctaacgtACTTGCCTTCACTACCACCCTTGGTAGGGTGTTTAACACACTTgaactcttttttaaaaaagcttcccTGACATCCATTCCCCACaccccaatactttcctccaatcattttAATATTATGTTGCCTATTATTAGTCATCTCCACAACATTATCTcgcggctcttgaattcaatccttggctaatgaaggccaacattaccatacaccttcttaacagctCTATCAATTTGAACAGCAACTTTAAGGAATCTGTTGATGAGGACTCCAAAATtgctctgttcttccacactgcaAAGAATCATATTCAAACTTCAAATTCAGCTTTTCAAAGTGAAAcaattcacacttctctgggttgaacatctgccacttagcccagctctgtatcctgtcaATGTTCCATTATAACCTATCACAACCTTCTACAGATTCTGCAGGtccaccaaccttcgtgtcattgAAAACTTACGCAGCTTTCCAATTCTTCATCCTAgtcttttataaaaatcatgaagagcagggatcccagaacagatccctgtggaacagcactggtcacagaccttcaAGCAGAATATGCTTCATTTCCAACTAACCTCTGCCTTCTATGAACAAGCCATGATTCCCTGGATCCTATGCTTCCTGACTCTCTAAGTGAGCCTACCAGCTGGAACCTTATCAAGcaacctactgctctaccttcatcatagTACTTTTATCTCGTCCTCAAAGCATTtgatcaggctcgtgaggcatgccTTTGTCCCTGaagaaagctatgctgactatccctaatcaaaaaATGTTTCTCCAAGTTCTCAAATCTTTACCTCtaaatcttctccaataatttttccaccactgaagtaagactcaccgggGTATAATTCTCAGTATTATTCCTACTCCCTTGCTTAAACAAAAGGAATAACACTCCAATTATCTGGCACTTCTATGGCCAGTAAGGATGCACAGATTAGCACCAAGGGCACAGAAATCTTTCCACACCTCCCATTGTAACCTGAGGTATATCCCATCTAGCTCTCGGGACTTAATGACCCTAATGTTTTCTTAAATCTTAAGTGAACTTCTTTCTTCCACTTGACAAGGTGTTCCACATCTCCTGTCAACCATGATTCCTCCATCCTACCATACTTCCCTTGGCTCGATGAAACAGACCTATCTGGAACCCCGTGCAAATGCTCCTTAATCAATGTCCGTCTTTCCATTGTTCATTTCCTTGAGTGTTTTGGTTGCTGTCTCCCAATACCCAAATGTCTTGCCACCTAGATCGTAAGACATTTAAGGCTATTGTTATCCTAAATATAATCTGAAAGGCAAATAAGTAATTCCCTAGCAgctatttattaatatttatttcaGCTGAATtaattacaattttttttaaacctaatGTTTATTGGTTTTGAAACTTGTGTTCTTTCTGCTCTGGTTTAGGTGAGTGTAGTTCAAGATTCTGTTAATATATCCGGCCAATCAAATATGAATACATTAAAAGTTCCAGAATGTCGTCTAGCAGATGATTTGGGGAATCTATTGGAAAGTTCTAGATTCACAGATTGCTCCCTTTATGTAGGAGGGCAAGAATTTAAAGCTCACAAATCAATTTTAGCAGGTAGGTAAGCTTGGATGTCAAGTTACGTGtattttattagcaaaaagaaatcCTGATTTTTTAATACTCTTTTTCCTTTCCATTTGACAGCTCGTTCTCCTGTTTTTAATGCTATGTTTGAACATGAAATGAAAGAAAGTAAGAGGGTAAGAATCCTATGTACTTGTTATTTTCAAGTTTAAGTCCTGATTATGAAATTGGTTTTACAGTTTGATTCTAGTTTTGACGATAATGTGACTAAGTGTATCTTCATAAAAATAATTATTGTAGGAGAAATGCAATTGCTACATTGATGGAATATTAACGAAGCTATCTAGTTTTAAACTCTGTTCATGTATactcatttatttttcttttcaatttttcccaacagaatagagtagaaattaaTGATGTAGATCCAGAAGTTTTTAAAGAAATGATGAGATTTATCTACACAGGAAAAGCACCAAATCTTGATAAAATGGCTGACAACCTGTTAGCAGCTGCAGACAAAGTAAGTAATGAGTATTCTGAAGCAGGTGTCCAGAAAATGTAGATATAATGTGCATCTCAAGTCATCTAGATGCCTGGAAGTACTTATGACAATGACATAAATGTCATGCAAGAATATTTTTGAAGGCAAATGACTGTTGTTTTGCATATGACAAATTGCCATAGCAAATGAGATTGGATTATCTAGATTTTAAAGTGTTGGGATAAGAAATTTCACTAAAAATATTGTACAGTTTGAGCTCGTCAGAAACCATAAAATATTCAATGTTCTGTTGAATGCAGAAGCATGCCTTGGTTGAATGATCTAACGCCCATCATGTTCAAGTGTGCATCATTCCCTCAAATTGCTCAGACATGTTGCTAATGATTAGCTCCCCTCCTCGTTTTGTCTCCTTGCAGTACACATACTCTCCAAATTTCTCCATCAGCATTCTCCCATTACCGTACATTCCTCATGATGTTGTATTACCCCTAAAATATCACTTGAAGCACTTTGGATTGTACCAAAGCAAATGAGGTGATCCATTTGGCACTTCCGTGCGCAACTGTTGGGAATTTGAGCCATAAAATAAGTAGCTAAAATAATCTTTGAAATTGGTAAGATATTGGGTTTTTTTTAGTGTGTTTTTTGTGAATTTAAAGTTCTGGTTTGTATATTGATGTTTTATTGCATTTATAGAAGATTTTTTGaaagggacttatttgagctgcTTTGGAAAAATGGAAGCTGCTTTTTTGATCTAGATTAAATCTTCGGTTAGTAAATTGCATTTCTAGTTGTCATTTCCCATCATGGTCGGGTAATGGATTTTTTTCTCTATCTCCTTACAGTATGCACTAGATCGACTAAAGGTCATGTGTGAAGAAACTTTGTGTAGTAACCTCTCAGTTGAAAATGTTGCAGAAATTCTCATTCTTGCAGATTTGCACAGCGCAGAGCAACTGAAAGCACAAGCAATAGACTTCATTAACAGGCAAGTGTCATTGCTTTCTGTCTTGTGTTATCTAGATTGCCAAATATTTATCTTAAATGTCTGATGTTATTTATTCTTTTCCTTACGGTTTTTCCTAATAGGTGCAGTGTTCTCCGACAACTTGGGTGTAAGGATGGGAAAAACTGGAGTAACAAGTCAGTAATGTGATGGAATATTTAATTTTGGGTTTATCACTGTGCATCATTTGTGACTTTTTTTGCACCAAAGTAGTCCATTTTTGATTTTGGACCTTTTTATCCATTTTTGATTTAACATAGAAGAGCACCTACAATGTAGTCAAGAAAACATTCCACAAAAAGCTATCCAAAGAATAAAATGAAACTTGAAAGGTTTGCCATCTCAGACtagaaagttttaaaacattttGTGAAATACTGTGAAGAAATTTTTATGGGCTTTATCTATTTCACCAATGCCTTTTTATGATTTGCTTGGGAATTTGGTAATAGAATCAGGTCTTTCTAATGTAACAATTTGTTCTTATCTGAAAATTGTTAACAATCAAACTTGCTGGTAAGGTAGTGAGAGTCAATTTGTAACTATCTCTTGAATTTAAAGACATTCTTAAAAGCTTGAAGATTTGCATAGCACAGAGCAACTGAAATTCTTTTAAAGTCCTTTTGTAAATTGAGAAAAGTACAGGTcttacaaaaacaaaataaaatatccCTATTGTGAAATGGCCCTTTTTAGCTATATTCCATTTCCTGACAGCATATGAGAGTGCAATGGCCTAAATCGGAGCTTCCCAAcgtggggtccacagaccctccAGGTAATGGTTGGGGGCTATGGGAATAAAAAAGGTTGAGTACCCCTGGCCTAAATGTGTGAAGTTGGGTAAAGTACAACTGTcagtttgttcatttttttttaattcagcatTTAAGAGGAAGAGCTGAATTTCAGTTAGAGTAGAGGGAAGTCAAAAGGTGGAATGGAAGAGAGCACAAAGTGGTACAGCAAAGGGGTGAGGAATAAAATGAGTGAGTAAGAAGGGAGAACTAAAAAGGAAAGATTTGCAAAGCAAAAGTATCTTTCCCCATCAGCAGCTAGTTGGATCAGTCCAGTGAAACCTGATTTTATCCTCCAGGGAAGATCAGATTCAGGTTTGTTACTactgatgtatgtcatgaaatgtattgttttgcggcagcagtacagtgcaagttttttttaaactaagtTATAAGATGGTGAAAATAATAATgtggtagtgtttgtgggttcatgtACTGTTCAGAGatctggtggtggaggagaagaagctgttcttcaaacattaagtgtgggtcttcaggcccaTGTACCTTCTTCCCCATGATAGTAacatgaagagggcatgtcctgcctggatggtgtgggtctttaatgatggatgttgactTCTTGAACCACCATCTCCTGAAGATAACATTGATGCtaaggagggttgtgcccatggaactggctgagtctgcaaACCACTTCAACCTATTGAGATCCTGTGCAATGGAAGTTCCATATCAGgctgatgcaactagtcagaagGCTCTTCACTGTAGATTCAATAGGAATTTGCAAGAGTTCCTAATATGCAGTAATTTGGTAAAGAAAGCTTCATTGTCTAAAGCAAATCCCTCATTAATAAAACATTATTCTCCAGATCTTTAAACACCAGCTAATAATTGTGTGCTAATTATTTACAAATACTGTGCTGATTTTCTGATAGCTTTTTACCAATTTTTCTCAATTACAGCCATGCCACTGACGTAATGGAGACAGAAGGCTGGAAATCGATGATCCACTCCCACCCTCATTTAGTTGCAGAGGCCTTCCGAGCACTAGCAACGGCACAGTGCCCTACTTTTGGTATTCCACGCAAACGATTAAAACAGTCGTAATTGTGCTAGAGGACTTTAGGTACTGATCTTGCTACTGACTTTGTGTAGAGGTATTTCTACCTTGCACCCACCCATGCAGGATGAAGACTTCGTCAGTTGCATACACAGGACACAACCTGAACTTTAACCGTCTTTTAATTGCTCTGCTGAAGGATGTGTTCAAGTATGGTCTTCAGCTTTAAATTAGTTTACATGCTTTTCTCTCAGCCACTTAAACAGCCTTAAATATTTTTCATCCTTCTAGTtcagtttaaatattttttatgtttccttattttttaaattaatgtGTGCCTTGTCAAAAGACTAGGCTATGCAGAATTGCATCAGAAACCAAAATGCAGAACCATCCATTGAATAGTTGAAAAAGGCAAATGTACCTTCTAACACTTTTCTAAGTGTTTGCTCTTTCACATGAAAGTATAATTAATAATTAACTTCCCTGCAAATCTGTCTATTAACCTTAATTAGCCAACAATTGGAGCAGTTAGCTATAACCACTCACCTTTCAATATTAGTTTTCAATTGTGATTTTCCTCAATACACATTTGCATTATGGATACTGTTAAAATTCTGCATGACAGCCTGAAAGGGATGTACCATTCAATAGCACATGTCCTTATTGGGCCAGTGGTATATGAAGTACGTGGTTGGTTTGTGAACCACCATTTTCTTTTCAGTGTTTGTAAACTTTGTTTACAGTTTGGAATTTCTActgtacagatttttttttgaagattaAATTCACAATTTTGGCAGAAATGTTAAAGACCTTTGTTACAATTGTGTGAAAATGGTTTGTAATGTTCAGCAACCTTCTAGAACTTGAGATTGCAACATAACTGAAGTAGAAACACTATAATTTGTGATACTGATGTACCAAAACATTGGAATGAttcaattaaatatatttaacttGAATAACAAAAGAGCATTTCTGAAGACTATCCCTTTAAAATTCCCAAAACAATGTTAAGACACTGAAGATCACCTGATCAAATTAATTTTTCCAGAATATGTTTACGATATTTCTATCCCTTTAACTTCACAAGAATTTTCTGTTCACCTTACTTTCCTTGAGGTGCTGATTCTTTTGGATCTAGATCCATGGGTGCTGGCCGCCCACCACCATCCAGTATCTCACCCAAGTGGCTGTGGCTCAAGTGTGACTTTCATATGGCTATTTTAACCACTGGGGGACAGTCAAGCATATTGCAGTACTCACCCAACATGCAGCTTGGATGGCAATCAGAAGTGAGAACCCTGGATAATTTCCCATTTTACCCAAGTGGGTTTATAGCCCACTAGAGCAGCTCTGCTGCTAGTTCAGCTAAACCATCTAGCTCAGCACAGCTTAGCATTTGAAACAGATTTTCCTGGTACATGTGGCTCAGTGACTCACTGGATAAACTTACTGAGCCACTGAGGAGAATTCCATTTTTAGATTGAACAGGTATTGTAATCAAGTCATTTGTCTGAGACACTGCTAAGGTAACACTGTAAATTTTGTAGAAAACTCCACATTTCAGAACAATGATTTTTGCAATGCCTCAAATTGACGTTACATGGCAATTGATTTGCTTATGTTTtgctattttatttattatgCATCAATATATTTCATAAAAAAGACTTGTGTTAGGTTAAAGAAACTTTGTAAAACTTTATAAATGCAATTGAATGCACTAATTTGTATCAGCAGTAGGCTAATTTGTTCATTCTGTAGGCTATTGTTTCGTGAAAATCATTTTTTGTTAGAGTGctcaaatattttttaaaaattggaagtTCAAGAAGCCAATGGGTTTAATTTGTCAATGTATCTGTTTACTGTCATATCACAAATTCAAAGTATGGTTGCATGAACTACACACCATGAAAATTTGAATAAAACATCTTAAAAATGAGTATTGAAATGCTTGTTCAAAAATAATGCTTAGTACTTCTACTGAGGAGTTTGAATATGAATAgtttttaattttaataattttatttatttgtgaATTGGTTATTTTAGCCAGGGCAGTGCCATCTTGtataattttattcatttaatcatTTCCTCTTCCCAAAATTAGGGAAGATAAGAATATGCATTAGCCTTTGGTCGACAGTGAAATATCATAGTCAGAAAGAAGTCATCTCTGTCTTTTTCTTTTGAATTTCTTTTGTCCTTTTTATATTATAATTTCTCTGCTTCTGATTCAGTTTCTTATTCATAGTCCAAATAGGATATGCTCTGTGTGATTGAGAAGAGGGGTGACAAATACCTTTGAGCATATTTCAGTGTAATTTGAAACGGGatcctttgttttaaaagtggGCAGTTTGAAAAGAGTAGACTTGTTGAACTTAAAAACCAGATTTCACTTATCTAATTAGGTTTCGCTTAATAATGAGAAGAACAGGAGTAGGCAGTTTTCCCTTTGAATATTTAGTGAGATGGCTGATACATAGTCTaatttcatatttatttatcctAATATCCTGTAATGCTTTTGGTTAATAATAACCTATTATTCTAGATATATAAGCCAAGTTGTTGATAATGATGCAGAAGAGTTCCAAATTTCTATCAGCAGCCAGATGTAGAAGTATCTCCCAACCACTACATATACAGtactggcctttcagcccatgatgttgtgctggctTTATaacccctcctacatagcccactattttactATCATTattttgcctatctaagagtttatgAAATGTCCCTAAAGTACCACTGTCCCTGGCAGAGTGTGCCATGCATGCACCATTTAGTAAAGAATTTACTCTTGAcatccttccccacccaccccaatACTTACCTccaatcataagacataggagcagaattaggtcacatGGCATATCGAATCTTCTtcattatttcatcatggctgatttattatccttgtcaccccattcttctgccttttccccataactttccatgccctgactaaccaagaaactatcaacctctgctttaaatgtacttaATGACTTAGCCTTcatagccgtctgtggcaatgatccaccatcctctggctgaagaaattccttctcagttTTGTCCCActgttctgaggctatgccctctagtcctagactcacccactatggggaaacatcttctccacatccagtctgtccAGGCATTTCGATAGTCAATAGGTCAAtagtcaaccccccccccccccccccaccattcttctaaactccagtgagtacaggctcaaagccattaaacctcatgaacctcctttgaactatctccaatgtcagcacatctttagaTGAagagcccagaactgctcacaagtgtctgaccaatgccttataaagcctcagcatcacttcctaacttttatattttagtccctcaacgaatgttaacattacatctgccctccttaccactgactcaacctgcaaattaaccttaagaGAATTGtacacaagtactcccaagtaaAAAGCAATGTGGCGTACAGGATCACCTGCAGAGACTGCAGCAAGAACTACGTAGACCAGACAGGATGTAAATGCTCGACTCATTTACGGGAACATAAATGGGCAGTACGAAGACACGATCCATTGTTGCTGATATCAGTACATGAATATCAAGAAGGACACAATGGAAGTTCTGGCACAGACAAAAGTAAAAAATTTTAGAAGCATGGCTGTCTTCTGAAAACTCTACACAAACATATTGAAATCAATGTCTCTACAAGCCTTTAAGAGCCAATGGAATTCAAAGGACAACTGAAGGGTTAGCCAATCAGGACTGGAGCAAGAGAATGGGGAGGGCACTGTATAAATGTGGGCACTCCCAGAGAGAAGCACTAACAACTACGCACTTGAAGATCTCACCTTGACTAGTGATGAAACATCCACAAGCTTGGCAAACCCTGCAACATACTGttatgatttttaaattttctatgCATTTACAAAAAAgtctttgcctttattccttctactgaagtgcatgatcatacacttcctgaaaaaatacctgcccctccacctatctttgtgtcatctgcaaacctggccacaaaccgttaatttcatcatccaaatcattgtcctataatatgaaaagaaacagtcccaatgCTGGCAGAACACCACTTTGTCACCAgctgccaaccagaataggccacCCCCCCTTATTCAGACACTTTACCTCCTGcccatcttctatccatgctagtattattcctataacaccatgggtatttgttaagcagcttcatgttcagcaccttgtcaaaggccttctgaaaaatctaagtaaataatAGCCACTGTCTtacattttcccttaaggaaaccatgctaactttggtaTACTTTATCATATACCTTCAAGTAGCCCAAAATCTCATCTTCAATAttggactccaacaccttcccaaccactgaagtgggGCTAActatcctttcttctgcctcccacccttagagtggagtgacagttgcaattttccagttctctagaAGTATTTCTGAAtctccttaataatagcaactaccctcacttctgcccactg is from Hypanus sabinus isolate sHypSab1 chromosome 5, sHypSab1.hap1, whole genome shotgun sequence and encodes:
- the spopla gene encoding speckle-type POZ protein-like A isoform X1, translated to MSRVPTPPPPGEMSSGPVAESWCYTQVKVVKFSYMWTINNFSFCREEMGEVLKSSTFSSGPNDKMKWCLRVNPKGLDEESKDYLSLYLLLVSCPKSEVRAKFKFSLLNAKREETKAMESQRAYRFVQGKDWGFKKFIRRDFLLDEANGLLPDDKLTLFCEVSVVQDSVNISGQSNMNTLKVPECRLADDLGNLLESSRFTDCSLYVGGQEFKAHKSILAARSPVFNAMFEHEMKESKRNRVEINDVDPEVFKEMMRFIYTGKAPNLDKMADNLLAAADKYALDRLKVMCEETLCSNLSVENVAEILILADLHSAEQLKAQAIDFINRCSVLRQLGCKDGKNWSNNHATDVMETEGWKSMIHSHPHLVAEAFRALATAQCPTFGIPRKRLKQS
- the spopla gene encoding speckle-type POZ protein-like A isoform X2; the encoded protein is MSRVPTPPPPGEMSSGPVAESWCYTQVKVVKFSYMWTINNFSFCREEMGEVLKSSTFSSGPNDKMKWCLRVNPKGLDEESKDYLSLYLLLVSCPKSEVRAKFKFSLLNAKREETKAMESQRAYRFVQGKDWGFKKFIRRDFLLDEANGLLPDDKLTLFCEVSVVQDSVNISGQSNMNTLKVPECRLADDLGNLLESSRFTDCSLYVGGQEFKAHKSILAARSPVFNAMFEHEMKESKRNRVEINDVDPEVFKEMMRFIYTGKAPNLDKMADNLLAAADKYALDRLKVMCEETLCSNLSVENVAEILILADLHSAEQLKAQAIDFINSHATDVMETEGWKSMIHSHPHLVAEAFRALATAQCPTFGIPRKRLKQS